A genomic segment from Salmo trutta chromosome 38, fSalTru1.1, whole genome shotgun sequence encodes:
- the LOC115178503 gene encoding heme-binding protein 1 — protein sequence MALISLEDLDGLEDEELDNDITDNPDSMEDDEQQRLFTHWQAIASTHQVSVPREMTGPIQELTQRNQTQEREQVPFASISQHEKLGEVLFEERVYPAGKWACITKGEKLYEQSISMGFMKLMKFICKENSVGRYLGMTIPIVNSIQMLEDGNGFQKDILTAYYLPAEFQANPPQPTDPDITILQREAVRVITRTFFGTTTEETIMPQINLLWEMLGPSEEMHRNSYMVAVYDNPGVSCRRNEIWFIRRDP from the exons ATGGCACTAATCTCCCTCGAGGATCTCGACGGATTGGAGGATGAAGAACTGGACAATGACATCACTGACAACCCTGATTCAATGGAGGACGACGAGCAGCAGAGGCTGTTCACCCATTGGCAGGCGATCGCCAGCACACACCAGGTGTCCGTCCCCCGAG AAATGACAGGACCAATTCAAGAGCTTACGCAGCGGAACCAAACCCAAGAAAGAGAGCAGGTCCCCTTTGCCTCCATCTCTCAGCATGAAAAG CTGGGCGAGGTGCTGTTTGAGGAGAGGGTGTACCCTGCAGGGAAGTGGGCGTGCATCACTAAAGGGGAGAAGCTGTACGAGCAGAGCATCTCCATGGGCTTCATGAAACTCATGAAATTCATCTGCAAGGAGAACTCTGTCG GACGCTATTTGGGAATGACTATACCCATTGTGAACAGTATCCAAATGCTGGAGGACGGCAATGGCTTTCAGAAGGACATCTTGACCGCATACTACCTGCCTGCTGAGTTCCAGGCCAACCCGCCCCAGCCAACTGACCCAGACATTACCATACTCCAAAGGGAGGCTGTACGAGTCATCACCCG GACGTTCTTCGGCACCACCACGGAGGAGACAATCATGCCTCAGATTAACCTGCTGTGGGAGATGCTGGGCCCCAGCGAGGAGATGCATCGCAACTCCTACATGGTGGCTGTCTACGACAACCCTGGAGTGTCCTGTCGCAGGAACGAGATCTGGTTCATCCGACGAGACCCCTAA